A portion of the Stigmatopora argus isolate UIUO_Sarg chromosome 15, RoL_Sarg_1.0, whole genome shotgun sequence genome contains these proteins:
- the slc35f4 gene encoding solute carrier family 35 member F4 isoform X3: protein MTLKLFVKRTAPFSILWTLTNYLYLLALKKLTATDVSALYCCHKAFVFLLSWIVLKDRFMGVRIVAAIMAITGIVMMAYADGFHGDSFVGVALAVGSASTSALYKVLFKMFLGSANLGEVAHFLSTMGFFNLIFISCVPLILYYTKVEQWGSFSSLPWGYMCGLAGLWLVFNILVHVGVVLTYPILISIGTLLSVPGNAAIDVLKHEVIFSMVRLAATCIICLGFLLLLLPEEWDSVTLRFLATIADKKSEDHGEELTESSVHTRSRSRANGAVSLPLA from the exons ATGACTCTGAAGCTTTTTGTAAAGAGAACTGCCCCTTTCTCCATCCTGTGGACACTGACCAACTACTTATACCTTTTGGCCTTGAAGAAACTGACCGCCACTGATGTCTCCGCCCTATACTGCTGCCACAAGGCCTTTGTATTTCTCCTCTCCTGGATTGTCCTCAAAGACCGCTTCATGGGTGTCCGG ATTGTTGCTGCCATCATGGCCATCACAGGAATTGTTATGATGGCATATGCTGATGGTTTCCATGGTGATTCCTTTGTTGGGGTGGCGCTCGCTGTGGGCTCAGCCTCAACTTCAGCTCTTTATAAG GTGCTGTTCAAGATGTTCCTGGGAAGTGCCAATCTCGGCGAAGTGGCTCATTTCCTTTCAACCATGGGTTTCTTCAACCTTATATTCATCTCCTGTGTGCCCCTCATCCTCTACTATACCAAAGTAGAGCAATGGGGTTCATTCTCCTCATTGCCCTGGGGCTATATGTGTGGTCTCGCAGGACTCTGGTTAG TGTTCAACATTCTGGTTCATGTTGGTGTGGTCCTGACATACCCCATTCTCATCTCAATAGGAACTCTACTCAGTGTACCTGGAAATGCAG CTATAGATGTCCTCAAACACGAGGTGATCTTCAGCATGGTGCGTCTTGCGGCCACATGCATCATCTGCTTGGGCTTCTTATTGTTGCTGCTTCCAGAGGAGTGGGACTCGGTCACGTTGCGATTCCTGGCCACCATCGCAGACAAGAAGTCTGAAGATCACGGCGAGGAGCTCACTGAGTCGAGTGTGCATACGAGAAGTCGCAGTCGAGCCAACGGTGCAGTCTCGCTGCCTTTAGCGTGA
- the slc35f4 gene encoding solute carrier family 35 member F4 isoform X2, with protein sequence MKKHSARVAPLNSYSTQVLTCSISEGEDGLESHAETPGSETSVESQSYQTCTSIVLKVLSGLLMVLCISSSWVGTTQAVKLTFKSFSCPFFISWFSSNWNIFFFPIYYSGHVAITRDKQTPIQKFRECSKLFGEDGMTLKLFVKRTAPFSILWTLTNYLYLLALKKLTATDVSALYCCHKAFVFLLSWIVLKDRFMGVRIVAAIMAITGIVMMAYADGFHGDSFVGVALAVGSASTSALYKVLFKMFLGSANLGEVAHFLSTMGFFNLIFISCVPLILYYTKVEQWGSFSSLPWGYMCGLAGLWLVFNILVHVGVVLTYPILISIGTLLSVPGNAAIDVLKHEVIFSMVRLAATCIICLGFLLLLLPEEWDSVTLRFLATIADKKSEDHGEELTESSVHTRSRSRANGAVSLPLA encoded by the exons GAGAGGATGGTTTGGAGTCCCACGCTGAGACCCCTGGTAGTGAGACAAGTGTGGAAAGTCAGTCATACCAGACATGCACTAGCATAGTTTTGAAGGTACTCAGTGGCCTGCTGATGGTGCTGTGCATCTCCTCTTCCTGGGTGGGTACCACTCAGGCAGTCAAGCTGACCTTCAAGTCATTCTCCTGTCCTTTCTTCATATCGTGGTTCAGCAGCAACTGGAATATCTTCTTCTTTCCTATTTATTACTCGGGACATGTGGCGATCACAAGGGACAAACAGACACCCATTCAAAAATTCAG AGAGTGCAGCAAGCTCTTTGGCGAAGATGGGATGACTCTGAAGCTTTTTGTAAAGAGAACTGCCCCTTTCTCCATCCTGTGGACACTGACCAACTACTTATACCTTTTGGCCTTGAAGAAACTGACCGCCACTGATGTCTCCGCCCTATACTGCTGCCACAAGGCCTTTGTATTTCTCCTCTCCTGGATTGTCCTCAAAGACCGCTTCATGGGTGTCCGG ATTGTTGCTGCCATCATGGCCATCACAGGAATTGTTATGATGGCATATGCTGATGGTTTCCATGGTGATTCCTTTGTTGGGGTGGCGCTCGCTGTGGGCTCAGCCTCAACTTCAGCTCTTTATAAG GTGCTGTTCAAGATGTTCCTGGGAAGTGCCAATCTCGGCGAAGTGGCTCATTTCCTTTCAACCATGGGTTTCTTCAACCTTATATTCATCTCCTGTGTGCCCCTCATCCTCTACTATACCAAAGTAGAGCAATGGGGTTCATTCTCCTCATTGCCCTGGGGCTATATGTGTGGTCTCGCAGGACTCTGGTTAG TGTTCAACATTCTGGTTCATGTTGGTGTGGTCCTGACATACCCCATTCTCATCTCAATAGGAACTCTACTCAGTGTACCTGGAAATGCAG CTATAGATGTCCTCAAACACGAGGTGATCTTCAGCATGGTGCGTCTTGCGGCCACATGCATCATCTGCTTGGGCTTCTTATTGTTGCTGCTTCCAGAGGAGTGGGACTCGGTCACGTTGCGATTCCTGGCCACCATCGCAGACAAGAAGTCTGAAGATCACGGCGAGGAGCTCACTGAGTCGAGTGTGCATACGAGAAGTCGCAGTCGAGCCAACGGTGCAGTCTCGCTGCCTTTAGCGTGA